In a single window of the Hydrogenobaculum sp. 3684 genome:
- a CDS encoding lysylphosphatidylglycerol synthase transmembrane domain-containing protein — protein sequence MKHILKAVALFTFVAGLSIFYVIYKTFNKYTIDVLYRLNFRYVLLALLLSFLYQTFDVLRLFTLSKALNVRYSIFYGYIMSFINTFAATVTPLHIGGELASVYMLKRRGVHLHKTMSIVTMKTFSGMFFFILAFPITAFYLYQKPKLGLDVLKIFLVSFGIGLLIYIGAKLFFKSNILSDKRKLNIKYTLRKYVATLRIFLRIKKSSVFFGVFLLCYALYNIFEYSPSAYKSFWKECGCSN from the coding sequence GTGAAGCATATTTTAAAAGCTGTTGCATTGTTTACTTTTGTAGCAGGTCTTAGTATATTCTATGTAATTTATAAGACTTTTAACAAATATACAATAGACGTTTTGTACAGGTTGAACTTTAGATACGTGCTTTTGGCTCTTCTTTTGAGCTTCTTGTATCAAACTTTTGATGTACTTAGGCTTTTTACCCTTTCAAAAGCCCTAAACGTGAGATACTCTATTTTTTACGGTTATATCATGTCTTTTATAAATACCTTTGCAGCTACAGTCACACCTCTTCACATAGGCGGAGAGCTAGCTAGTGTTTATATGTTAAAAAGAAGAGGTGTACACCTTCACAAAACTATGAGTATAGTCACTATGAAAACGTTTTCTGGTATGTTTTTTTTTATTTTGGCCTTTCCTATAACAGCTTTTTACCTTTATCAGAAGCCAAAGCTTGGTTTAGATGTTCTTAAGATTTTTCTAGTGTCCTTTGGTATCGGGCTTTTAATATATATAGGTGCTAAACTTTTTTTTAAAAGCAACATACTTAGCGACAAAAGAAAGCTAAACATAAAATATACACTAAGAAAATACGTAGCAACGTTGAGGATTTTTTTAAGAATTAAGAAAAGTAGTGTTTTTTTTGGCGTTTTTTTACTCTGTTATGCTCTATATAACATTTTTGAGTATAGCCCCAGTGCTTATAAAAGCTTTTGGAAAGAATGTGGATGTTCTAACTAG
- a CDS encoding flippase-like domain-containing protein — translation MLYITFLSIAPVLIKAFGKNVDVLTSMLRQLGLLYGIYMSPTPGGAGVGEIGGLEVFKGYLSLYELGLFVILWRFVSQYFSAFIGWILFQIILIKDNEKQT, via the coding sequence ATGCTCTATATAACATTTTTGAGTATAGCCCCAGTGCTTATAAAAGCTTTTGGAAAGAATGTGGATGTTCTAACTAGCATGCTGAGGCAGTTGGGGCTTTTGTATGGTATATACATGAGCCCTACTCCAGGGGGAGCTGGTGTAGGAGAAATAGGAGGACTCGAAGTGTTTAAAGGTTATCTTAGTTTATATGAACTGGGGCTTTTTGTAATACTTTGGAGGTTTGTAAGCCAGTATTTTTCAGCTTTTATAGGCTGGATATTGTTTCAAATAATACTTATAAAGGACAATGAAAAACAAACTTAG